From one Rosa rugosa chromosome 4, drRosRugo1.1, whole genome shotgun sequence genomic stretch:
- the LOC133707025 gene encoding ethylene-responsive transcription factor ERF020-like, whose amino-acid sequence MSYSSEDSSSPTTAGNGRKLKGVRQRKWGKWVSEIRVPGTQDRLWLGSFSTAEAAAVARDVAYYCLHKPSTLEGLNFPTILPCSVNQTADMWPRSIQKAASDAGMAVDAQLINAYSNSSSSPQNGRQANGSEPRGMQSGGCWDDAGESSSATTGGVALSISIEDYL is encoded by the coding sequence ATGAGTTACAGTTCAGAAGACAGCAGCAGTCCGACGACGGCCGGGAACGGCCGCAAGTTGAAGGGAGTGCGTCAAAGAAAATGGGGCAAGTGGGTGTCGGAAATCCGCGTCCCCGGCACGCAGGACCGCCTCTGGCTCGGCTCTTTCTCCACTGCCGAGGCCGCCGCCGTTGCTCGCGACGTTGCTTACTATTGCTTGCATAAGCCTTCGACTCTGGAGGGCCTCAACTTTCCTACAATCTTGCCTTGTTCGGTTAATCAAACGGCGGACATGTGGCCGAGGTCGATACAGAAGGCGGCTTCAGATGCCGGCATGGCTGTTGATGCTCAGCTGATCAATGCTTATAGTAACAGCTCGTCGTCTCCGCAAAACGGGAGACAGGCCAACGGAAGTGAGCCACGTGGAATGCAGAGCGGCGGGTGTTGGGACGACGCCGGTGAGAGTTCATCAGCCACTACCGGCGGCGTGGCGCTGAGTATTTCGATTGAAGATTATCTCTAG